In a single window of the uncultured Pseudodesulfovibrio sp. genome:
- a CDS encoding ATP-binding protein, with protein sequence MDVVHPEGREKGPLVALVLALIVLGLGSLYLTWQSIAQQRRIVEDHMVMTGNSILRGVDNNIFRIARTLRIGNQSSTLFRTMTEELFTELAKSDDIEFVTLFNRAGHPIVTSVKKGKHPIFQLPEAVAEDIEPGRAWHVMAEVDKTSVLLSGLQVRSGIAALLGATVPEAPRGLGQGRIGGMGPDMMFDNTQSQVYLVVGLNAEKHMRQFRQYRQAATYQTGYVFLAAVVLWSLAFAYLRRRGASRKLIRLERFQNKLLDNMPDGLVTLAEDGEILAANRSARQLLAPEPDEDAEPAEAESALKGKDTGGKKGEDNPPSPPEIVGTYWQDFDFGLQTNENQPSGPVEWEQFDYQGRQLEILFLPFQEYGGTDAPDQAQKLVLIRDRTQIRSLEEDLNEAKRLAAIGSLAAGVAHEVRNPLSSLRGFAQLFATKLKGQAPLDQYAAAMVQEADRLNRVVTDLLYLARPRQLDPSFIDLAKVGDSLRQLMRFDFEDKLIEPEFDFGPEPVWADPDALRQVLLNLISNSLDAIHGCADCDKPGHIRLVSMRGHKGVWIIVADDGPGMDPSIQDEAFKPFVTGKKTGTGLGLAIVQNIMRAHKGRVIIESEQGQGTEMKLFFPDPTPSADKELES encoded by the coding sequence ATGGATGTAGTTCACCCGGAAGGAAGGGAGAAGGGGCCCCTCGTCGCACTGGTCCTGGCGCTCATCGTGCTGGGGCTGGGCAGCCTCTACCTGACCTGGCAATCCATCGCGCAGCAGCGCCGGATCGTCGAGGACCACATGGTCATGACGGGTAACTCCATCCTGCGCGGCGTGGACAACAACATCTTCCGCATCGCCCGTACCCTGCGCATAGGCAACCAGTCCTCGACCCTGTTCCGGACCATGACCGAAGAGCTCTTTACCGAGCTGGCCAAGTCCGACGACATCGAGTTCGTGACCCTGTTCAACCGCGCCGGGCATCCCATCGTCACCTCGGTGAAAAAGGGCAAGCATCCCATCTTCCAGCTGCCGGAAGCCGTGGCCGAGGACATCGAACCCGGCCGGGCCTGGCACGTCATGGCCGAGGTAGACAAGACCAGCGTGCTCCTGTCCGGGCTCCAGGTCCGTTCCGGCATCGCGGCCCTGCTCGGCGCGACCGTCCCCGAGGCCCCGCGGGGCCTGGGGCAGGGCCGCATTGGCGGCATGGGGCCGGACATGATGTTCGACAATACCCAGTCCCAGGTCTACCTGGTGGTCGGCCTCAACGCGGAAAAGCACATGCGCCAGTTCCGTCAGTACCGGCAGGCCGCCACTTACCAGACCGGCTACGTCTTCCTCGCGGCGGTGGTCCTCTGGTCGTTGGCCTTTGCCTACCTTCGCCGTCGGGGCGCCAGCCGCAAGCTGATCCGTCTGGAACGGTTCCAGAACAAGCTTCTGGACAACATGCCCGACGGTCTGGTCACCCTGGCTGAAGACGGCGAAATCCTGGCCGCCAACCGCTCGGCCCGACAACTGCTGGCCCCGGAGCCGGACGAGGATGCGGAACCGGCAGAAGCCGAGTCCGCGCTCAAAGGCAAGGATACCGGTGGGAAAAAGGGCGAAGACAATCCGCCCTCGCCGCCGGAGATAGTCGGCACCTATTGGCAGGATTTCGACTTCGGCCTGCAGACCAACGAGAACCAGCCGTCCGGTCCGGTGGAGTGGGAGCAGTTCGACTACCAGGGCCGCCAGCTGGAGATTCTCTTCCTGCCGTTCCAGGAATACGGCGGCACTGACGCCCCGGATCAGGCCCAGAAGCTCGTGCTCATCCGTGACCGGACGCAGATCCGCTCCCTGGAGGAGGATCTGAACGAGGCCAAGCGACTTGCGGCCATCGGTTCGCTGGCTGCGGGCGTGGCCCACGAAGTCCGCAACCCGCTTTCCTCTCTGCGCGGCTTTGCCCAACTTTTCGCTACCAAGCTCAAGGGCCAGGCCCCGCTCGATCAGTACGCCGCGGCCATGGTCCAGGAGGCGGACCGCCTCAACCGCGTGGTCACGGACCTGCTCTATCTCGCCCGGCCCCGCCAGCTGGACCCGTCCTTCATCGATCTGGCCAAGGTCGGCGACTCGCTGAGACAGCTCATGCGCTTCGACTTCGAGGACAAGCTCATCGAGCCGGAGTTCGACTTCGGGCCCGAGCCGGTCTGGGCCGATCCGGACGCGCTCAGGCAGGTCCTGCTCAATCTTATTTCCAACAGTCTGGATGCCATTCATGGATGCGCCGATTGCGACAAGCCCGGCCACATCCGTTTGGTTTCCATGCGCGGCCACAAAGGTGTCTGGATCATCGTGGCCGACGATGGGCCGGGCATGGACCCGTCAATCCAGGACGAGGCGTTCAAGCCTTTTGTGACCGGCAAGAAAACCGGTACCGGGCTCGGGCTGGCCATCGTCCAGAACATCATGCGCGCCCACAAGGGCCGGGTGATCATTGAATCCGAACAGGGCCAGGGGACCGAGATGAAGCTGTTCTTTCCCGATCCGACCCCCTCGGCAGACAAGGAATTGGAATCATGA
- a CDS encoding sigma-54 dependent transcriptional regulator: MNEERIALIVDDEPGHRMMVRAVLEDDGWMVLEAESGERALTVLAEEAESDTYPDVAMVDMKMPGMDGMQLLKELQVRRPSMPVVLLTAFGSVGSAVDAMKRGAFDYLTKPADNDELTAVLGKAFEYHKLLDENARLRAEVGSEPDFIGASPGIELVRNLVGQAGPTEATVLILGPSGTGKELVAEGLHKASLRADKPLIKVNCAALPDDLLESELFGYEKGAFTGAVKDKPGRFQLADGGTLFLDEIGEMPAPLQAKLLRALQEKTVEPLGSVRTIQVDTRIIAATNRNLKKEVEAGRFREDLYYRLAVLEIRIPPLCERKEDLPLLVSFLLRRLGNKNNKIIRTVTPAFLDALSGYDWPGNVRELENVLERALILSRSDALGPDLLPPQITGARDNVIDMEFHHGGRPAPTPANLEEAEKQAIIQALEENGNHRERTAEALGISRRTLQYKLKKYGLTRR; encoded by the coding sequence ATGAACGAAGAACGTATAGCATTGATAGTAGACGACGAACCGGGCCACCGCATGATGGTTCGGGCCGTGCTTGAGGACGACGGTTGGATGGTGCTTGAAGCCGAGTCCGGCGAACGCGCCCTGACCGTGCTGGCCGAGGAGGCCGAGTCCGATACCTACCCGGACGTGGCCATGGTGGACATGAAGATGCCCGGCATGGACGGCATGCAACTGCTCAAGGAACTTCAGGTCCGGCGGCCCTCCATGCCCGTGGTCCTGCTGACCGCCTTCGGCTCTGTGGGCAGCGCCGTGGACGCCATGAAGCGCGGGGCCTTCGACTACCTGACCAAGCCCGCGGACAACGACGAGCTGACCGCGGTGCTCGGCAAGGCGTTCGAATACCACAAGCTGCTCGACGAGAACGCCCGGCTGCGCGCCGAGGTGGGAAGCGAGCCGGATTTCATCGGGGCCAGCCCCGGCATCGAACTGGTCCGCAACCTGGTTGGCCAGGCCGGGCCCACCGAGGCCACGGTGCTCATCCTCGGCCCCAGCGGCACCGGTAAGGAGCTGGTGGCCGAAGGACTGCACAAAGCCAGCCTGCGAGCCGACAAGCCGCTCATCAAGGTCAACTGTGCGGCCCTGCCCGACGATCTCCTTGAATCCGAACTTTTCGGCTACGAAAAGGGCGCCTTCACCGGCGCGGTCAAGGACAAGCCCGGCCGGTTCCAGCTGGCCGACGGCGGCACCCTGTTCCTGGACGAGATCGGCGAAATGCCCGCTCCGCTCCAGGCCAAGCTGCTGCGCGCCCTCCAGGAAAAGACCGTGGAGCCGCTCGGTTCGGTCCGCACTATCCAGGTCGATACCCGGATCATCGCGGCCACCAACCGCAACCTCAAGAAAGAGGTCGAGGCGGGCCGCTTCCGCGAAGACCTGTACTACCGTCTGGCCGTGCTCGAAATCCGCATCCCGCCCCTGTGCGAGCGCAAGGAGGACCTGCCGCTGCTGGTCAGCTTCCTGCTGCGGCGGCTGGGCAACAAGAACAACAAGATCATCCGCACCGTCACTCCGGCCTTTCTCGACGCACTGTCCGGTTACGACTGGCCCGGCAACGTCCGCGAGCTGGAAAACGTACTCGAGCGCGCCCTGATTTTGTCGAGGTCCGACGCGCTCGGACCGGACCTTCTGCCGCCCCAGATCACCGGCGCGCGAGATAATGTCATCGACATGGAGTTCCACCACGGGGGACGGCCCGCGCCCACGCCAGCCAACCTCGAGGAAGCCGAAAAACAGGCCATCATCCAGGCCCTCGAGGAAAACGGCAACCACCGCGAACGCACTGCCGAAGCCCTCGGCATCAGCCGCCGCACCCTGCAGTATAAACTCAAAAAGTACGGTTTAACCCGCCGCTAG
- a CDS encoding Spy/CpxP family protein refolding chaperone: MSKRNISISALAAILVLSMAAFALAGPNAGPNAGRGFGGPCGGPGHGAAYSQLTPEKQAEVKAVVDEYRPQFEAVSNQIWAKKSVLQAMINGGQADEKAITKLVNDISSLRNKMHDLRAAMSDKLVEVTGITSFGACPGYGRSFGEDGPGQGRGMRGQGMMDGQGMMDGQGMGQGMN; the protein is encoded by the coding sequence ATGTCCAAAAGAAACATTTCCATCTCGGCCCTGGCTGCGATTCTCGTTCTGAGCATGGCCGCGTTCGCGTTGGCCGGTCCCAATGCAGGCCCTAACGCCGGGCGTGGCTTCGGCGGTCCGTGCGGCGGCCCCGGTCACGGCGCTGCGTACAGCCAGCTGACCCCCGAGAAGCAGGCCGAGGTCAAGGCCGTGGTCGACGAGTACCGTCCCCAGTTCGAGGCCGTAAGCAACCAGATCTGGGCCAAAAAGTCCGTGCTCCAGGCCATGATCAACGGCGGACAGGCCGACGAGAAGGCCATCACCAAGCTGGTCAACGACATCTCCAGCCTGCGCAACAAGATGCATGACCTGCGTGCGGCCATGTCCGACAAGCTGGTCGAGGTCACCGGCATCACTTCCTTCGGCGCCTGCCCCGGTTACGGCCGGTCCTTTGGCGAAGACGGCCCCGGTCAGGGACGCGGCATGCGCGGCCAGGGCATGATGGACGGCCAAGGCATGATGGACGGTCAGGGCATGGGCCAGGGAATGAACTAG
- a CDS encoding DUF4405 domain-containing protein, with protein sequence MFRKITSLTALLSFLVTTLTSVILYIVPEGRVAYWADWHLLGMTKGQWGDVHTTVGTLFLVALVLHIWLNWKPIMNYMKNRARELVVMTTPMIVSFILVFMVFAGTLIGLPPMSTLLDYGAHIKEQATETYGNPPYGHAETSPLKKFCGFLGLDVNMAVTALHEAGFDSSLNEDSLIKDIARSRGVSPQHVYDIIRAKQGGNPFSLMPAQPPEGTGKLTVTAVCKTYGLEPEEVLARLKSAGIDAGPDSTFKQLSGEYNMSPKDIYLIVKGE encoded by the coding sequence ATGTTCCGAAAAATCACGTCCCTTACCGCGCTTCTTTCCTTTCTCGTCACGACCCTGACCAGTGTGATTCTGTACATCGTGCCCGAAGGCCGCGTCGCCTATTGGGCCGATTGGCATCTCCTGGGCATGACCAAGGGCCAGTGGGGCGATGTGCACACCACCGTAGGCACGCTGTTCCTCGTCGCCCTGGTTCTGCATATCTGGCTCAACTGGAAGCCGATCATGAACTACATGAAGAACCGCGCGCGCGAACTGGTTGTCATGACGACGCCCATGATCGTGAGCTTCATCCTGGTCTTCATGGTCTTTGCCGGCACGCTTATCGGCCTGCCGCCCATGAGCACGCTGCTGGACTACGGCGCGCACATCAAGGAGCAGGCCACCGAGACCTACGGCAACCCGCCCTACGGCCATGCCGAAACCAGCCCGCTCAAGAAGTTCTGCGGCTTCCTCGGCCTGGACGTGAACATGGCCGTGACCGCACTGCACGAGGCCGGGTTCGACTCGTCCCTCAACGAGGATTCCCTGATCAAGGACATCGCCCGGTCACGTGGCGTGAGCCCCCAGCACGTTTACGACATCATCCGCGCCAAGCAGGGTGGCAATCCCTTTTCCCTGATGCCTGCCCAGCCGCCCGAAGGCACCGGCAAGTTGACGGTCACCGCCGTGTGCAAGACCTACGGCCTGGAGCCTGAAGAGGTCCTGGCCCGGCTCAAGAGCGCCGGTATCGACGCCGGCCCGGACAGCACCTTCAAGCAGCTGTCGGGCGAGTACAACATGTCCCCCAAGGACATCTACCTGATCGTCAAGGGCGAGTAG
- a CDS encoding zinc ribbon domain-containing protein, whose protein sequence is MPIYEYVCKQCGNEFEELVFNAEEAVTCPACGATDTEKLMSACSAKVDGGGPNFEALQGSGCGTGGG, encoded by the coding sequence ATGCCTATCTATGAATACGTCTGTAAGCAATGCGGCAACGAGTTCGAGGAACTCGTGTTCAATGCCGAAGAGGCTGTGACCTGTCCCGCCTGCGGGGCCACGGACACGGAAAAACTGATGAGCGCCTGCTCGGCCAAGGTGGACGGCGGCGGCCCCAATTTCGAGGCGCTGCAAGGGTCCGGCTGCGGCACGGGCGGAGGCTGA
- a CDS encoding cytidine/deoxycytidylate deaminase family protein, which translates to MPNRLPWPEYFMRIAHLVAQRSTCTRRAVGAIAVRDKRILATGYNGVPTNIAHCEEVGCLRDQLGIPSGERHELCRGLHAEQNVIIQAATNNLDLKGCDIYCTTKPCILCTKMLINCSVQNIYYTENYPDELSEAMLEEAGVNHVFMEGDFS; encoded by the coding sequence ATGCCCAACAGATTGCCTTGGCCGGAATATTTCATGCGCATCGCCCACCTTGTGGCCCAGCGCTCCACCTGCACCCGCCGCGCGGTGGGGGCCATCGCCGTGCGCGACAAGCGCATCCTGGCCACCGGCTACAACGGCGTGCCCACCAACATCGCCCACTGCGAGGAAGTCGGCTGCCTGCGCGACCAGCTCGGCATCCCCTCGGGCGAGCGCCACGAATTGTGCCGTGGGCTGCACGCCGAGCAGAACGTCATCATCCAGGCCGCCACCAACAACCTGGACCTCAAGGGGTGCGACATCTACTGCACCACCAAGCCCTGCATTCTGTGCACGAAAATGCTCATCAACTGCAGCGTGCAGAACATCTATTACACCGAAAACTACCCAGACGAGCTGTCCGAAGCCATGCTCGAAGAGGCCGGAGTGAACCATGTCTTCATGGAAGGCGACTTCAGCTAG